Below is a genomic region from Blastocatellia bacterium.
CTGCTGGCCTTCGTCGGCCGAGAGGTGTTCGAGGACTTCGATGCAGACGATCAGATCATAGGACTGCGGCAGCGGCTCGGTCAGCGAGCCGGTGCGGCAGAAGGGGCGGATGTCTTCGCGCACTTGCGAGATGGCGTACTCTGACAGGTCGATGCCGTAAGCGAAGATGCCTTTATCCCTCAATGCCTCGACCAGAAACCCCATG
It encodes:
- a CDS encoding class I SAM-dependent methyltransferase encodes the protein MDSRSLSKSYDAYYYAHGCGEPYQRSEKWLRFFRSVAERVVTGFQPSTVLDAGCAMGFLVEALRDKGIFAYGIDLSEYAISQVREDIRPFCRTGSLTEPLPQSYDLIVCIEVLEHLSADEGQQ